A window of the Mesorhizobium opportunistum WSM2075 genome harbors these coding sequences:
- a CDS encoding helix-turn-helix transcriptional regulator translates to MLDTLTAPIFLTTADLRVVHANPAAHELVAGGDLLNIRNGVLIAGVSAVSSALAVAVSQAAQDESAIGRKGLGVPIRWKDGSAGALHVLPLRPGRGAFDASVVAAVFVARADTPFVAPTALVAALFGLTPAEARVFEQIAAGRTVEETSDVLDIGRSTVRTHLLRLFEKTGVRRQAELVQLAASLAAPLAGMAP, encoded by the coding sequence GTGCTCGACACGCTGACAGCACCGATCTTCCTCACCACCGCGGATCTGCGTGTCGTGCATGCCAATCCGGCGGCGCATGAGCTCGTCGCCGGAGGCGACCTCCTCAACATCCGCAACGGCGTTCTCATCGCCGGCGTGTCGGCCGTGTCCAGCGCACTGGCCGTCGCGGTATCGCAGGCGGCGCAGGACGAAAGCGCCATCGGCCGCAAGGGGCTGGGAGTTCCGATACGCTGGAAGGACGGCTCGGCCGGAGCCCTGCATGTGCTGCCGCTGCGTCCGGGGCGTGGAGCGTTCGATGCCAGCGTGGTCGCGGCGGTGTTCGTGGCCCGGGCCGATACGCCCTTTGTCGCGCCAACCGCGCTGGTCGCGGCGCTGTTCGGCCTGACGCCGGCCGAGGCGCGCGTCTTCGAGCAGATCGCAGCCGGCCGCACGGTTGAGGAGACGTCCGATGTCCTCGACATCGGCCGCAGCACAGTCAGGACGCATCTGCTGCGGCTGTTCGAGAAGACCGGCGTGCGGCGGCAGGCGGAGCTGGTTCAGCTTGCCGCGTCGCTCGCCGCGCCCCTAGCTGGTATGGCTCCATAG
- a CDS encoding helix-turn-helix transcriptional regulator: MSELIGLIYDAAIDPSRWPVAIEEMRIALGFGTAAIRLQALPSGEVLVNVTSNIPQPYVDQMVSYGAEIVELWGGMAVVGSLPMDRPAVLSQLNPNLDTTTNRYFVELGRPQGMIDSLALPLARDGRGLGSLSFSRHVDAPPISDLQIEAARLLIPHLQRAATINRLLDMAAIARSTFETVLDTLTAPIFLTTADLHVVHANPAAHAIVAGGELLNIRNGILTPSVSAVSRALAVAVSQAAQDESAIGRKGLGVPMRWRDGSAGALHVLPLRPGRGAFDASVVAAVFVARADTPFVAPTALVAALFGLTPAEARVFEQIAAGRTVEETSDVLNIGRSTVRTHLLRLFEKTGVRRQVELVQLAASLASPVAASV, from the coding sequence TTGTCCGAACTGATCGGGCTGATCTACGACGCCGCGATCGATCCCTCTCGCTGGCCCGTCGCGATCGAGGAGATGCGCATCGCGCTTGGCTTCGGGACCGCCGCCATCCGCCTGCAAGCGTTGCCGTCGGGCGAGGTGCTGGTCAACGTAACCAGCAACATCCCGCAGCCCTATGTCGACCAGATGGTCAGCTACGGCGCTGAAATCGTCGAGCTATGGGGTGGCATGGCGGTGGTAGGCTCGCTGCCGATGGATCGGCCGGCGGTGTTGAGCCAGCTCAATCCCAACCTCGACACCACGACGAACCGCTATTTTGTGGAGCTCGGCAGACCGCAAGGCATGATCGATTCCCTGGCACTGCCGCTCGCGCGGGATGGGCGTGGTCTCGGCTCGCTGTCCTTCAGTCGCCATGTCGATGCCCCTCCCATCAGCGATCTGCAGATCGAGGCCGCCCGCTTGTTGATCCCGCACCTGCAGCGCGCCGCGACGATCAACCGGCTGCTCGACATGGCGGCGATCGCCCGGTCGACCTTCGAGACGGTGCTCGACACGCTGACAGCACCGATCTTCCTCACCACCGCGGATCTGCATGTCGTGCATGCCAATCCGGCAGCGCATGCGATTGTCGCCGGGGGCGAGCTGCTGAACATCCGCAACGGGATTCTCACTCCCAGCGTTTCCGCCGTGTCCCGCGCGCTGGCCGTCGCGGTTTCCCAGGCAGCGCAGGACGAGAGTGCCATCGGTCGCAAGGGGTTGGGAGTTCCAATGCGCTGGCGCGACGGCTCGGCTGGAGCCTTGCATGTCCTGCCGCTGCGCCCGGGGCGCGGGGCGTTCGATGCCAGCGTGGTCGCCGCGGTGTTTGTGGCACGCGCGGATACACCCTTTGTCGCACCGACCGCGCTAGTCGCGGCATTGTTCGGCCTGACGCCGGCCGAGGCGCGCGTCTTCGAGCAGATCGCGGCGGGCCGCACGGTTGAGGAGACCTCCGATGTTCTCAACATCGGCCGCAGCACGGTCAGGACGCATCTGCTGCGGCTGTTCGAGAAGACCGGCGTGCGGCGGCAGGTCGAGCTGGTTCAGCTCGCCGCGTCGCTCGCGTCGCCCGTAGCCGCCAGCGTCTGA
- a CDS encoding YadA-like family protein, translating to MAVVAAGFVAFAPGTARAAGVICQDFNGQDGGAAFAQTSSGGTACGRSANSNGTLSVAMGNGAGAFGDNSVALGVNAGAGGLVFDTNAGGLTTDYNNANTTAIGTGAEAGAGGANQANATALGTAAQANAVNATALGSSAQANGGNATAVGNGATANAANAIALGDATTANYDNSIAIGVGATTTRDNQVMLGNGLNTYTLTGVASQASKAAQAGPTYLMTTDSTGNLAASTFDVATLANLPAQVAQNSSDISTLNSTVSSHTSELADHETRITNNTTAIALHTTEIADLDTRVATNTTNITQLDGHVGALEAGFQGLGDQISENRTEARAGIALALATAGLRYDDRPEKLSLAGGFGHFKGQSGLALGLGYNTSEDFRLNAALSATTNHGDVGVSVGASWTLN from the coding sequence ATGGCTGTCGTGGCTGCCGGCTTCGTCGCCTTCGCGCCCGGCACGGCGCGCGCGGCAGGAGTCATTTGCCAGGATTTCAATGGTCAGGATGGTGGAGCGGCTTTCGCGCAGACGTCATCCGGCGGCACCGCATGCGGAAGATCCGCCAATAGCAATGGCACTCTCTCGGTTGCGATGGGCAATGGCGCGGGTGCTTTCGGGGACAACAGCGTGGCGCTCGGCGTAAACGCCGGCGCCGGTGGACTTGTTTTCGACACGAACGCCGGCGGCCTGACCACAGACTACAACAATGCGAACACGACGGCCATCGGCACTGGGGCCGAGGCCGGCGCCGGCGGGGCGAACCAGGCCAATGCCACCGCCCTCGGCACCGCGGCCCAGGCGAATGCCGTGAACGCCACCGCCCTTGGCAGCTCGGCCCAGGCGAACGGCGGCAATGCCACGGCCGTCGGCAACGGGGCTACGGCAAATGCCGCGAATGCAATTGCCCTCGGCGACGCTACGACGGCCAATTATGACAACTCCATCGCCATCGGCGTGGGCGCAACGACGACGCGCGACAACCAGGTCATGCTTGGCAATGGCCTCAATACCTACACGCTGACCGGCGTCGCTTCGCAGGCAAGCAAGGCCGCGCAGGCCGGTCCTACCTATCTGATGACGACGGACAGCACCGGCAATCTGGCGGCGTCGACGTTCGATGTGGCGACGCTTGCGAACCTGCCAGCACAAGTCGCCCAGAACAGCAGCGATATCAGCACGCTGAACAGCACTGTGAGCAGCCACACGAGCGAACTCGCCGATCACGAAACCCGCATCACCAACAACACCACCGCGATTGCGCTGCACACGACCGAGATCGCGGACCTCGACACGCGGGTAGCCACCAACACCACCAACATTACCCAGCTCGACGGCCACGTCGGCGCGCTCGAGGCCGGCTTCCAGGGCCTCGGTGACCAGATCAGCGAAAACCGCACGGAAGCGCGTGCCGGCATCGCGCTGGCGCTGGCGACGGCGGGGCTGCGCTATGACGACAGGCCTGAAAAACTGTCGCTCGCCGGCGGCTTCGGCCACTTCAAGGGTCAATCCGGCCTGGCGCTTGGTCTTGGCTACAACACCAGCGAGGATTTCCGTCTCAACGCCGCTCTGTCGGCCACCACCAACCATGGCGATGTCGGCGTCAGCGTCGGGGCGTCATGGACGCTGAACTGA
- a CDS encoding LysE family translocator — protein MSCTAELFLSAMRGALLGFAVAAPIGPTGLLCVQRTIAGGIAPGLATGYGAATTHSVYASIAAAGLGAVAHVLIGWHMLLQLCAGMFLLYMAVTAARLTPSLDAGQQRRMPSGRAYVTGLFWTLGNPMTLLGFFTLTPGILGAGIPSWESLAIVSAGVLLGSAAWWTTLTLATNHLRKRLSARGLRTVNLVFSSGLLVFALSLLASALRLELL, from the coding sequence ATGTCCTGCACAGCGGAACTTTTCCTGAGTGCGATGCGTGGGGCCTTGCTGGGTTTCGCGGTCGCGGCTCCCATCGGTCCCACCGGCCTTTTATGCGTGCAGCGCACGATCGCGGGCGGCATCGCACCGGGTCTGGCGACCGGCTATGGGGCGGCGACCACACACTCGGTCTATGCCTCCATTGCCGCCGCCGGGCTTGGGGCGGTGGCGCATGTGCTGATCGGCTGGCACATGCTGCTGCAGCTCTGCGCGGGCATGTTCCTGCTCTACATGGCGGTGACGGCGGCGCGGCTGACGCCGTCGCTGGACGCTGGCCAGCAGCGGCGCATGCCATCGGGCCGGGCCTATGTGACAGGGTTGTTCTGGACGCTGGGCAACCCAATGACGCTGCTTGGCTTCTTCACGCTGACGCCGGGCATACTGGGAGCCGGCATCCCGTCCTGGGAAAGCCTGGCCATTGTCTCGGCCGGCGTGCTGCTCGGCTCGGCGGCCTGGTGGACGACGCTGACGCTGGCCACCAACCATCTGCGCAAGCGGCTCAGCGCGCGCGGGCTGCGCACCGTCAACCTCGTCTTCAGCTCGGGCCTGTTGGTCTTCGCACTGTCGCTGCTGGCAAGCGCGCTGCGGCTGGAGTTGCTGTAG
- a CDS encoding helix-turn-helix transcriptional regulator yields the protein MLDRDRQPVRAGMNGDMTGRSYPAERISELIGTIYDCVLDPARWQSVVESIRTELDFCYAVLGVYPLPGGEVTLGVATGIDSVKLGELPAYGQDLVDLWGGDTKVKQYPLEEPIAQSQAVPDAALVASRYFLEWAQPQGVVDAVAIGLERNARMVSTLSFGRHETAGIVGSAELDALRLLAPHFRRAIAIGQLLELQSIAAANVSSVLDGLSVGVVLVDELMTLVHANPVAEAMLARKDPIKVSNGRLVVSDASPAISSAIEDAVAQAAGNEAALGRRGGTGFPTRGLSGEPRIIHVLPLKRRESRPGLFRRAIAALFVAPVDRPISLPFDAFAALYGLTPAEVRIVELIVAGRTQREIAKALGLASATVKTHLLHVFEKTDVRRQVDLVRLVASLASPL from the coding sequence ATGCTTGACAGGGACCGTCAACCCGTGCGGGCCGGCATGAACGGCGACATGACTGGCCGCTCCTATCCGGCGGAGCGCATTTCGGAACTCATCGGCACGATCTACGATTGCGTCCTCGATCCGGCGCGATGGCAATCGGTGGTTGAAAGCATCCGCACCGAGCTGGACTTCTGCTACGCGGTTCTCGGCGTGTATCCGCTTCCGGGCGGGGAGGTTACGCTCGGCGTCGCAACCGGCATCGATTCGGTGAAGCTCGGCGAGCTTCCCGCTTACGGCCAGGACCTCGTCGATCTCTGGGGTGGTGACACCAAGGTAAAGCAATATCCGCTCGAGGAACCGATCGCGCAGTCGCAGGCCGTGCCGGATGCCGCGCTTGTCGCCAGCCGCTATTTTCTCGAATGGGCGCAGCCGCAAGGGGTGGTCGACGCGGTCGCGATCGGATTGGAGCGCAATGCGCGCATGGTTTCCACGCTTTCCTTCGGACGGCATGAGACGGCCGGCATCGTCGGAAGCGCCGAACTCGACGCCTTGCGTCTCCTGGCCCCGCATTTCCGGCGCGCCATCGCCATCGGCCAGCTGCTCGAACTGCAATCGATAGCCGCCGCCAACGTGTCGTCGGTGCTGGACGGCCTCTCGGTCGGCGTCGTGCTGGTCGATGAACTGATGACCCTGGTCCACGCCAATCCGGTCGCCGAGGCCATGCTGGCCCGCAAGGATCCCATCAAGGTCAGCAATGGCCGCCTTGTCGTCTCGGACGCCTCGCCCGCGATCTCGTCGGCGATAGAGGACGCGGTCGCCCAGGCCGCCGGCAACGAGGCCGCGCTCGGGCGCCGCGGCGGCACCGGTTTTCCGACACGTGGCCTGTCGGGAGAGCCGCGCATCATCCATGTCCTGCCGCTGAAGCGGCGCGAAAGTCGTCCCGGCCTGTTCCGGCGGGCGATAGCAGCCCTCTTCGTCGCCCCGGTCGACAGACCGATAAGTCTTCCCTTCGATGCGTTCGCGGCCCTCTACGGCCTGACCCCCGCCGAGGTTCGCATCGTGGAATTGATCGTCGCCGGCCGCACCCAGCGCGAGATCGCAAAGGCCCTCGGCCTGGCGAGCGCGACGGTCAAGACACATCTCCTGCATGTTTTCGAGAAGACCGATGTTCGCCGCCAGGTCGATCTCGTCAGGCTTGTCGCATCGCTGGCATCGCCGCTTTGA
- a CDS encoding RrF2 family transcriptional regulator: MLTKKGKYGLKALVHLARMPAGQLAFVGDIATGNNIPKKFLDAILGELRNAGFVQSRKGKDGGYRLARPADEIEIGHVVRVLDGPLAPIPCASRTQYQRCEDCNEATCQVRHLMLEVRQAIAEVLDQRSLAEMRDIGLDDLADAVKIQA, translated from the coding sequence ATGCTCACCAAAAAAGGCAAGTACGGCCTCAAGGCGCTGGTCCACCTGGCGCGGATGCCGGCCGGACAGCTCGCTTTCGTCGGCGATATCGCGACCGGCAACAACATCCCGAAGAAATTCCTCGACGCCATCCTGGGCGAGCTGCGCAATGCCGGCTTCGTCCAGAGCCGCAAGGGCAAGGATGGTGGTTATCGCCTGGCGCGGCCGGCCGACGAGATCGAGATCGGCCACGTCGTACGCGTGCTCGACGGTCCGCTGGCGCCAATTCCATGCGCCAGCCGCACACAATATCAGCGCTGTGAAGACTGCAACGAGGCGACATGCCAAGTCCGACATCTGATGCTCGAGGTCCGGCAGGCGATCGCCGAGGTGCTCGACCAGCGCAGCCTGGCCGAAATGCGCGACATCGGCCTCGACGACCTTGCGGACGCGGTGAAGATCCAGGCCTGA
- a CDS encoding FAD/NAD(P)-binding protein, producing the protein MSGRANSIIIVGGGASGVVLAAHLLKSPNPDLRVTLVEKRPHFGQGIAYSTLLSAHVLNVSAAGMSAYADDPGNFWRWLLERGLATQDQAPVYAPRSVYARYLGELLDELEARELKTGRLRLIREESLSITPTASGVEVALANGTSVVAHLAVLATGHDEEPAQGHAIRMGSEADTALAPDSSVMVLGTGLSMVDAFLALEQRGHRGDIVAVSRRGLLPSPHRKGNPIKLDVADIPLGTQLSYFVGWFRKLIKESQKAGVDWRDVVDGLRPFNQKIWQNWPSSAKRRFVEHTKAWWDIHRHRMAPEVYARVTQAVQSGRIRLVAGRVIDITRGAEFTVKVQSRHTQRLETFDVSRIYDCSGIVRDISTSSNSVVRSLVDRGLARPDPLRIGLDVSANCEIIASDGTVSAKILAVGPLTRGTFFEIDAIPDIRVQCARLSKRLLG; encoded by the coding sequence ATGAGCGGGCGCGCCAATTCGATCATTATTGTTGGCGGCGGCGCCAGCGGCGTCGTGCTGGCGGCGCATCTGTTGAAATCGCCCAATCCCGATCTGCGCGTGACGCTGGTCGAAAAGCGCCCGCATTTCGGCCAGGGCATTGCCTATTCGACGCTGCTGTCGGCGCATGTGCTCAATGTCAGCGCCGCCGGCATGAGCGCCTATGCCGACGATCCCGGCAATTTCTGGCGCTGGCTGCTGGAGCGCGGCCTTGCCACCCAGGACCAGGCGCCGGTCTATGCGCCGCGCAGCGTCTATGCGCGTTATCTCGGCGAACTGCTCGACGAACTCGAGGCCCGCGAACTCAAGACGGGGCGGCTTCGCCTGATCCGCGAGGAAAGCCTGTCGATCACCCCCACCGCGTCCGGCGTCGAGGTCGCGCTTGCCAACGGCACCAGCGTCGTCGCCCATCTTGCGGTGCTGGCCACCGGCCATGACGAGGAGCCGGCCCAGGGCCATGCGATCAGGATGGGCTCGGAAGCCGACACCGCGCTCGCCCCGGACAGCAGCGTCATGGTGCTGGGCACCGGCCTCAGCATGGTCGATGCCTTCCTGGCGCTGGAACAGCGCGGCCATCGCGGCGACATCGTCGCGGTGTCGCGGCGCGGCCTGCTGCCGTCGCCGCACCGCAAGGGCAACCCGATCAAGCTCGACGTCGCCGACATCCCGCTCGGCACCCAGCTTTCCTATTTCGTCGGCTGGTTCCGCAAGCTGATCAAGGAAAGCCAGAAGGCCGGCGTCGACTGGCGCGACGTGGTCGACGGCCTCAGGCCGTTCAACCAGAAGATCTGGCAGAACTGGCCATCCTCGGCCAAGCGCCGCTTCGTCGAACACACCAAGGCGTGGTGGGACATCCACCGCCACCGCATGGCGCCCGAAGTCTACGCACGGGTGACGCAGGCCGTTCAGTCCGGCCGCATCCGGCTGGTGGCCGGACGCGTCATCGACATCACACGCGGCGCGGAGTTCACGGTCAAGGTCCAGTCGCGCCACACGCAGCGCCTCGAGACCTTCGACGTCTCCCGCATCTATGATTGCTCGGGCATCGTGCGCGACATCTCGACCTCGTCGAACAGCGTGGTGCGCTCGCTGGTCGACCGCGGGCTGGCCCGGCCGGACCCGCTGCGCATCGGCCTCGACGTGTCGGCCAATTGCGAGATCATCGCCAGCGACGGCACGGTTTCGGCCAAGATCCTGGCGGTCGGCCCGCTGACCAGGGGCACTTTCTTCGAAATCGACGCCATCCCCGATATCCGCGTGCAGTGCGCGCGGCTGAGCAAGCGGCTCTTAGGCTGA
- a CDS encoding pyridoxal-phosphate dependent enzyme — protein MSKHKIAAPDSDPSESATSRLRSPYKSVLDLIGQTPVVELTKFDTGKCRLFIKLESQNPGGSIKDRIALSMIAAAEKEGRLKPGGTIVEATAGNTGLGLAQVGIPKGYRIVLVVPDKMSREKIQHLRALGAEVRMTRSDVGKGHPEYYQDMAEKIAAEVPGAFYANQFANPANPLAHETTTGPEIFSQLDGDVDAVVVGVGSGGTLTGLGRYFAKVSPKTEMVLADPVGSVLAPLIKTGKMEEAGSWTVEGIGEDFVPPNADLSLVKKAYSITDKQSMLAVRDLLSREGILAGSSSGTLLSAALRYCREQTTAKRVVTFVCDSGNKYLSKVFDDFWLAEQGLAEHEQHGDLRDLVMRTHRTGDTVSIGPDESLLNAYGRMRRSDVSQLPVLDNGKLVGIVDESDILAHVDGPYDGRWERFNMPVRTAMTSNLHTLQASQTLDALLPVFDRNEVAIIFDGDEFVGLITRIDLINHLRRAR, from the coding sequence ATGAGCAAGCACAAGATCGCCGCGCCTGACAGCGACCCCTCGGAAAGCGCGACATCCCGTCTGCGTTCGCCCTACAAATCGGTTCTCGACCTTATCGGCCAGACGCCGGTGGTCGAGCTGACCAAGTTCGACACCGGCAAGTGCCGGCTGTTCATCAAGCTCGAAAGCCAGAATCCGGGCGGCTCGATCAAGGACCGCATCGCGCTGTCGATGATCGCGGCGGCCGAGAAAGAGGGCAGGCTGAAGCCCGGCGGCACCATCGTCGAGGCGACCGCCGGCAATACCGGCCTTGGCCTTGCCCAGGTCGGCATTCCCAAGGGCTACCGCATCGTGCTGGTCGTGCCCGACAAGATGTCGCGTGAAAAGATCCAGCATCTGCGCGCGCTGGGCGCCGAGGTGCGCATGACGCGCTCCGATGTCGGCAAGGGCCACCCCGAATATTACCAGGACATGGCCGAGAAGATCGCTGCCGAGGTGCCCGGCGCCTTCTATGCCAACCAGTTCGCCAACCCGGCCAACCCGCTGGCCCACGAAACCACCACCGGCCCGGAAATCTTTTCGCAGCTTGACGGCGATGTCGACGCGGTGGTTGTCGGCGTCGGCTCGGGCGGCACGCTGACCGGCCTTGGCCGTTACTTCGCCAAGGTTTCCCCGAAGACCGAAATGGTGCTGGCCGATCCGGTCGGCTCGGTGCTGGCGCCCTTGATCAAGACCGGCAAGATGGAAGAGGCCGGCAGCTGGACGGTGGAAGGCATCGGCGAGGATTTCGTGCCGCCCAATGCCGATTTGTCGCTGGTCAAAAAAGCTTATTCGATCACCGACAAGCAGAGCATGCTGGCGGTGCGCGATCTCTTGTCCCGTGAAGGCATCCTGGCCGGCTCATCCTCGGGCACGCTTTTGTCGGCGGCCTTGCGCTATTGCCGCGAACAGACGACGGCCAAGCGCGTCGTCACCTTCGTCTGCGACAGCGGCAACAAATACCTGTCAAAGGTGTTCGACGATTTCTGGCTGGCCGAGCAGGGGCTGGCCGAGCACGAACAGCATGGCGATCTGCGCGACCTCGTCATGCGCACGCATCGCACCGGCGACACCGTCTCTATCGGGCCGGACGAAAGCCTGCTCAACGCCTATGGCCGCATGCGCCGATCCGATGTCTCGCAGCTGCCGGTGCTCGACAATGGCAAGCTCGTCGGCATCGTCGACGAAAGCGATATTCTTGCCCATGTCGACGGTCCCTATGACGGGCGTTGGGAACGCTTCAACATGCCGGTGCGCACGGCGATGACTTCCAACCTGCACACGCTGCAGGCCAGCCAGACGCTGGATGCGCTGCTGCCGGTGTTCGACCGCAATGAGGTCGCCATCATCTTCGACGGCGACGAGTTCGTCGGCCTGATTACCCGCATCGACCTGATCAATCATTTGAGGCGCGCACGATGA
- a CDS encoding trans-sulfuration enzyme family protein, whose translation MTSHTPPAGKNRLAFSTRTIHGGQRHDPLTGAVMVPIYATSTYGQQSPGVHKGFEYARSQNPTRFAFERAVADLESGSAAFAFASGLASIATVLELLDSGAHIVATDDIYGGSFRLMERVRKRSAGLQVSFVDFTDLAAVEAAIRPETKMLWVETPTNPLLRIVDLEGVAALAKRKGILSVADNTFCSPYIQRPLELGIDIVVHSTTKYLNGHSDMVGGAAVVGDNKELAAQLKFLQNAIGAISGPFDSFLALRGLKTLALRMERHSDNGLKIAQWLEARKDIRRVIYPGLASHPQHAIAVQQMYAFGGMITVVLDRDLAGTKRFLERTQLFTLAESLGGVESLIEHPALMTHGSIPAEKRVEIGISDSLVRLSAGIEDGDDLIADLDQALGG comes from the coding sequence ATGACCAGCCATACCCCACCAGCGGGCAAAAACCGCCTGGCTTTTTCGACGCGCACGATCCATGGCGGCCAGCGCCACGATCCGCTGACAGGTGCCGTGATGGTGCCGATCTACGCCACCTCGACCTATGGCCAGCAGTCGCCCGGCGTGCACAAGGGCTTTGAATATGCCCGCAGCCAGAACCCGACGCGCTTTGCCTTCGAGCGCGCCGTGGCCGACCTCGAAAGCGGCTCGGCGGCTTTCGCCTTCGCCTCCGGGCTGGCCTCGATCGCCACCGTGCTGGAGCTGCTCGACAGCGGCGCGCATATCGTCGCCACCGACGACATCTATGGCGGTTCCTTCCGGCTGATGGAGCGGGTGCGCAAGCGCTCTGCCGGCCTGCAGGTCTCGTTCGTCGATTTCACCGATCTTGCGGCGGTGGAGGCCGCGATCCGGCCGGAGACCAAGATGCTCTGGGTCGAGACGCCGACCAATCCGCTGCTGCGCATCGTCGACCTCGAAGGCGTCGCCGCACTTGCCAAGCGCAAGGGCATCCTGTCGGTCGCCGACAATACGTTTTGCAGCCCCTATATCCAGCGGCCGCTGGAACTCGGCATCGACATCGTGGTCCATTCGACGACCAAATATCTCAACGGCCATTCCGACATGGTCGGTGGCGCCGCCGTCGTCGGCGACAACAAGGAGCTGGCCGCCCAGCTGAAATTCCTGCAGAACGCCATCGGCGCCATATCGGGTCCGTTCGACAGCTTCCTGGCGCTGCGCGGCCTGAAGACACTGGCGCTCAGGATGGAGCGTCATTCCGACAACGGGCTGAAGATCGCGCAGTGGCTGGAAGCCCGCAAGGACATACGCCGCGTCATCTATCCCGGCCTCGCCAGCCACCCGCAGCACGCCATCGCCGTCCAGCAGATGTACGCCTTCGGCGGCATGATCACCGTCGTGCTCGACCGCGATCTTGCCGGGACAAAACGCTTCCTCGAACGCACGCAATTGTTCACGCTGGCCGAAAGCCTCGGCGGGGTCGAGAGCCTGATCGAACACCCGGCGCTGATGACGCACGGGTCCATTCCCGCCGAGAAGCGGGTCGAGATCGGCATATCGGATTCGTTGGTGCGGCTGTCGGCGGGGATCGAGGATGGCGATGATCTGATCGCCGATCTGGATCAGGCGCTGGGGGGATAG
- a CDS encoding GlxA family transcriptional regulator, with protein sequence MATREPPKPTETLTFAVLVFPGFPMMAFSSVIEPLRAANVLAKRQCYRWIIVGGTKGAVEASNGVVIQPGFYAENAPKVDRIVVCSGGDADHLVAEDAANWIRRSLRSGAHIGAVADAAFFLARAGLLDGHACTLHWTSQAAFTEAFPNIELRRDLYVIDRKRFTSAGGVGSLDMMLEIITRDYGAELAAGVAEWFVHSQLRSSVDRKLMPLRLRTGVQNELVLSAIAIMEDAVEERLGMAELTARLGVSSDKLERSFRSELAISPNGYYRRLRLKRAADLLAHSTLAVRDVALACGFASMSSFARAFREEHGHAPKLARRQ encoded by the coding sequence ATGGCCACGCGCGAACCCCCGAAACCCACCGAAACCCTCACCTTCGCGGTGCTGGTGTTTCCCGGCTTTCCGATGATGGCGTTCAGCTCCGTCATCGAGCCGCTGCGCGCCGCCAATGTGCTGGCCAAGCGGCAGTGCTATCGCTGGATCATCGTCGGCGGCACGAAAGGGGCGGTCGAGGCTTCGAACGGCGTCGTCATCCAACCGGGTTTTTACGCGGAGAACGCGCCGAAGGTCGACCGCATCGTGGTGTGCTCGGGCGGCGATGCCGATCACCTGGTCGCCGAGGACGCGGCAAACTGGATCCGCCGCAGCTTGCGCAGTGGCGCGCATATTGGCGCGGTGGCGGATGCGGCATTTTTCCTGGCTCGCGCGGGCCTGCTCGACGGCCATGCCTGCACCTTGCACTGGACCAGCCAGGCCGCCTTCACCGAGGCGTTCCCGAACATCGAGCTGCGGCGCGACCTCTATGTCATCGACCGCAAGCGTTTTACGTCGGCCGGCGGCGTCGGCAGCCTCGACATGATGCTGGAGATCATCACCCGGGATTACGGCGCCGAGCTTGCCGCCGGCGTCGCCGAATGGTTCGTGCACAGCCAGTTGCGTTCCAGCGTCGACCGCAAGCTGATGCCGCTCAGGCTGCGCACCGGCGTGCAGAACGAGCTGGTGCTGTCGGCGATCGCCATCATGGAGGACGCGGTGGAGGAGCGGCTCGGCATGGCGGAGCTGACGGCCCGGCTCGGCGTGTCCTCCGACAAGCTCGAGCGCAGTTTTCGGTCCGAACTCGCCATCTCGCCCAACGGCTACTACCGGCGGCTCAGGCTGAAACGCGCCGCCGACCTGCTGGCGCACTCGACGCTTGCCGTGCGCGACGTGGCTCTGGCCTGCGGCTTCGCCTCGATGTCGAGCTTTGCCCGGGCCTTTCGGGAAGAGCATGGGCACGCGCCGAAACTGGCGAGGAGGCAGTAG